Proteins from a genomic interval of Verrucomicrobiota bacterium:
- a CDS encoding dihydrodipicolinate synthase family protein, whose amino-acid sequence MNLKPYTGIWPVAPTPFNENGEVDYEGMRRVLDCMIDQGCDGICILANFSEQFLISDEERESLTRLCLEHVAGRIPVIVTISHFATDIVVTRAKLAKELGASIVMMMAPYHGALLKGTPQQTFEQFQRVGAVGIPIMLQDAPLSGVDLPVPLLVRMAMEIEMVKLFKIECPRAADKLRNLTQAGGDAIEGPFDGEEAITLLADLDAGATGTMTSALIPDHIKPIVTAHLSGNRQLAVECYSRVLPAINHENRQCGFLAAKAAMVEGGVIKSEFCRHPIPPLHPQTRATLIELIAPLDPVVLAWGK is encoded by the coding sequence ATGAATTTAAAACCATACACTGGTATCTGGCCCGTCGCTCCAACCCCTTTTAATGAGAATGGAGAGGTTGATTATGAAGGAATGCGTCGTGTACTCGACTGCATGATCGACCAAGGTTGCGATGGCATCTGTATTCTTGCGAACTTCTCGGAGCAGTTTTTAATATCTGACGAGGAACGCGAATCGCTTACGCGGCTTTGTCTGGAGCACGTTGCTGGTCGTATTCCTGTTATCGTTACTATAAGCCATTTTGCCACCGATATTGTCGTTACCAGAGCGAAACTGGCTAAAGAGCTGGGTGCTTCGATCGTGATGATGATGGCCCCTTATCATGGAGCGTTATTGAAAGGAACTCCGCAGCAGACCTTCGAACAGTTTCAGCGAGTCGGAGCGGTTGGCATACCCATCATGTTGCAGGACGCGCCTCTATCGGGAGTAGATTTGCCGGTGCCTTTGTTGGTCCGGATGGCTATGGAAATTGAAATGGTGAAGCTATTTAAAATCGAATGTCCAAGAGCTGCGGACAAATTGCGAAATTTGACTCAAGCAGGGGGAGATGCAATTGAAGGGCCTTTCGATGGGGAAGAGGCGATCACTCTACTAGCCGACCTGGATGCCGGTGCAACTGGCACCATGACCTCTGCTTTGATTCCGGATCATATCAAACCCATCGTCACTGCACATCTCTCAGGTAATCGACAATTAGCGGTTGAATGTTACTCACGGGTGCTACCAGCAATAAACCATGAAAACCGACAATGCGGATTTCTCGCCGCAAAGGCTGCTATGGTGGAAGGGGGAGTAATAAAATCAGAATTTTGCCGTCATCCAATTCCGCCGCTTCACCCACAGACTCGTGCAACCTTGATCGAATTGATTGCTCCACTGGATCCGGTGGTGCTCGCCTGGGGAAAATAG